A single genomic interval of Nostoc commune NIES-4072 harbors:
- the ilvD gene encoding dihydroxy-acid dehydratase has protein sequence MDEKTISSENFRSKVVTQGVQRSPNRAMLRAVGFQDEDFNKAIVGVANAYSTITPCNMGINQLALIAEAGIKLAGAMPQMFGTITISDGISMGTEGMKYSLVSREVIADSIETACNGQSMDGVIAIGGCDKNMPGAMIAMARMNIPAIFVYGGTIKPGHYQGRNLTLVSSFEAVGEYSAGKIDDTELMEVERRACPGAGSCGGMYTANTMSSAFEAMGMSLPYSSTMAAEDDEKADSTEESAKVLVEAIRNQLLPRQIITRKSIENAISVIMAVGGSTNAVLHFLAIARAVGVELNLDDFETIRGRVPVLCDLKPSGRYVATDLHQAGGIPQVMKMLLVHGLLHSDCITITGKTIGEILADVPNEPPTNQDVIRPWNNPMYAQGHLAILKGNLATEGAVAKISGVKNPSLTGTARVFDSEEECLDAILAGKIKAGDVIIIRYEGPKGGPGMREMLAPTSALIGAGLGDAVGLITDGRFSGGTYGMVVGHVAPEAAVGGAIALVEEGDSITIDAPVRLLQINISDAELARRRAKWQPRPPRYTKGILAKYAKLVSSSSIGAVTDLDLFNE, from the coding sequence GTGCAGTAGGTTTTCAGGATGAAGACTTTAACAAAGCAATTGTGGGTGTGGCTAATGCCTACAGCACCATCACTCCCTGTAACATGGGGATTAATCAACTAGCACTCATAGCTGAAGCTGGAATAAAACTAGCTGGGGCAATGCCGCAAATGTTCGGCACAATTACTATTAGTGATGGGATTTCGATGGGAACTGAGGGGATGAAATATTCCCTAGTGTCACGAGAAGTAATTGCTGACTCTATTGAAACAGCCTGTAATGGTCAGAGTATGGATGGTGTGATTGCCATCGGTGGCTGTGATAAAAATATGCCAGGGGCAATGATTGCAATGGCACGGATGAATATCCCGGCTATCTTTGTTTACGGTGGAACAATTAAACCTGGACATTACCAGGGTCGCAACTTGACTCTTGTGAGTTCCTTTGAGGCTGTGGGTGAATACAGTGCTGGTAAAATTGACGACACCGAACTGATGGAAGTAGAACGCCGCGCTTGTCCTGGTGCTGGTTCTTGTGGCGGGATGTACACAGCTAATACTATGTCCTCTGCCTTTGAAGCTATGGGTATGAGTTTACCCTATTCTTCCACAATGGCGGCAGAAGATGACGAAAAAGCCGATAGCACCGAAGAATCAGCCAAGGTATTAGTAGAAGCAATTCGTAATCAACTGTTACCTCGACAAATTATCACCCGTAAATCTATAGAAAATGCTATTTCTGTAATTATGGCTGTGGGTGGTTCAACTAACGCCGTGTTACATTTTCTAGCGATCGCTCGTGCGGTTGGTGTAGAACTTAATCTAGATGATTTTGAAACTATCCGTGGTCGTGTTCCTGTTTTATGTGATTTAAAACCCAGTGGTAGATATGTCGCCACAGATTTACATCAAGCTGGTGGTATTCCCCAAGTCATGAAAATGCTATTGGTACATGGATTACTTCACAGTGACTGTATCACCATTACAGGTAAAACCATCGGCGAAATTTTAGCAGATGTCCCCAATGAACCACCCACTAATCAAGATGTGATTCGTCCCTGGAATAACCCGATGTATGCCCAAGGTCACTTAGCCATCCTGAAAGGGAATCTGGCTACAGAGGGAGCAGTCGCCAAAATTAGCGGGGTGAAAAATCCCAGTCTTACTGGTACTGCACGGGTATTTGATTCCGAGGAAGAATGCTTAGATGCCATCCTTGCAGGTAAGATTAAAGCTGGTGATGTAATTATCATCCGCTACGAAGGGCCTAAAGGCGGCCCTGGTATGCGGGAAATGTTGGCTCCCACCTCAGCACTTATTGGTGCAGGTTTAGGTGATGCAGTCGGATTAATTACTGATGGACGCTTTTCAGGCGGGACTTACGGGATGGTAGTCGGACACGTTGCTCCTGAAGCCGCCGTTGGTGGTGCGATCGCTCTGGTCGAAGAAGGTGATAGCATCACTATTGATGCACCTGTTCGCTTGTTACAAATCAACATTTCTGATGCAGAGTTAGCCCGTCGCCGCGCCAAATGGCAACCCCGTCCACCCCGTTATACAAAAGGCATCTTAGCAAAATATGCGAAGTTAGTTTCCTCTAGCAGTATTGGTGCTGTCACAGACTTGGATTTATTTAATGAGTAG